A genomic window from Fusarium verticillioides 7600 chromosome 5, whole genome shotgun sequence includes:
- a CDS encoding PiT family inorganic phosphate transporter, with amino-acid sequence MAVLHQYDYIFALTVIFACLDAWNIGANDVANSFGTSVSSRSLTMKQAMLVAAVCEFSGSVSVGSRVADTIRTKIVDPHHYDSSPGVLLLVMMCTIMSSSLFLTFATRQGLPVSTTHSLIGGLVGAATASIGITKINWGWHGVSQIFAAWIIAPLIAGCMGFMLFMFTKKFILTKQTAVRRAFYSIPFYTYLTVGALTMLLVWKGIHTINLSTRDIVISVFATATGMTLLQIFFLLPFLWTRIMHEDWTLKWYHVFQGPLLLWRSPPPPTPAGFTKPRIRDYYQGHLTQEELNHLRTSETLLQSIQTPDGQLPDLDRDDEWILPPPAQTPPKTPPGRFEPRASSEFIPPRPDGPWSSPKVMAWKVNRVLLRGLEKDVVAMQKRNNILNWDLEDMHARSAHYDNRAEYMYSALQILTAATASFVHGANDVSNAVAPFTTAYQVWSSGEIPEFVAIPIWILVVGGACIVVGLLTYGYHVMRTLGNRLTLISPSRGFCMELASAITVLMATRLSLPVSTTQCITGATVGVGLANGDWRCINPKLVLWIYMGWLITLPVTGVISGCLMALIINAPRWDG; translated from the exons ATGGCGGTGCTTCATCAGTATGATTACATCTTTGCTCTTACTGTTATCTTTGCCTGCCTCGATGCTTGGAACATTG GCGCCAATGATGTCGCCAATTCGTTTGGCACATCGGTCTCTTCGAGATCGCTGACCATGAAGCAAGCAATGCTCGTAGCAGCAGTTTGCGAGTTCAGTGGCAGTGTATCAGTCGGGTCTCGAGTAGCGGATACCATCCGAACAAAGATCGTCGACCCTCATCACTACGACAGTTCACCTGGCGTCCTACTGCTTGTCATGATGTGCACTATCATGTCATCTTCGCTCTTCCTCACATTTGCGACTCGGCAAGGATTACCCGTCTCGACGACACATTCACTTATCGGAGGACTCGTTGGAGCAGCTACGGCGTCGATAGGTATCACGAAGATCAATTGGGGATGGCATGGCGTGTCGCAGATCTTTGCGGCGTGGATCATTGCGCCGTTGATCGCGGGCTGTATGGGATTTATGCTGTTCATGttcaccaagaagttcatCTTGACGAAACAAACAGCTGTTAGGAGGGCATTCTACTCCATCCCGTTCTATACCTACTTGACAGTAGGTGCACTCACGATGCTTCTCGTCTGGAAAGGGATTCATACTATCAACTTATCTACTCGAGATATCGTCATCTCGGTCTTTGCTACAGCTACCGGAATGACTCTCCTCCAGATCTTTTTTCTGCTCCCCTTTCTATGGACGAGAATCATGCACGAGGATTGGACTCTCAAATGGTACCATGTCTTTCAAGGACCGCTTCTCCTCTGGCGATCACCACCTCCGCCGACTCCAGCTGGATTCACCAAGCCTCGCATCAGAGACTACTACCAGGGACATCTCACACAGGAGGAACTCAACCATCTACGTACCTCCGAGACTCTCCTTCAATCGATTCAGACGCCAGACGGCCAGTTACCCGACCTGGATCGCGACGATGAATGGATTCTCCCACCGCCAGCTCAGACACCCCCCAAAACACCGCCAGGCCGCTTCGAGCCTCGTGCTTCGTCAGAATTTATACCTCCACGACCCGACGGCCCATGGAGCAGTCCAAAAGTAATGGCATGGAAAGTGAACCGGGTACTACTCCGCGGACTGGAGAAGGACGTCGTGGCCATGCAGAAGCGaaacaacatcctcaactgGGACTTGGAAGACATGCACGCTCGATCAGCGCACTACGACAACCGTGCAGAGTACATGTATTCCGCTCTCCAGATCCTCACCGCCGCAACAGCATCTTTCGTCCACGGCGCAAACGACGTCAGCAACGCAGTCGCCCCGTTCACAACAGCATACCAAGTGTGGTCCAGCGGAGAAATCCCCGAATTCGTCGCCATACCGATCTGGATCCTCGTGGTAGGCGGTGCATGCATCGTGGTAGGACTATTGACCTACGGCTACCACGTCATGCGGACGCTAGGCAATCGTTTGACACTCATATCGCCAAGTCGCGGTTTCTGCATGGAACTTGCGAGTGCAATCACTGTGCTCATGGCGACGAGGCTGTCTTTACCCGTGTCTACTACGCAGTGCATTACGGGCGCTACGGTGGGCGTTGGGCTGGCCAATGGGGATTGGAGATGTATCAATCCGAAGCTTGTGCTTTGGATTTACATGGGTTGGTTAATTACGTTGCCTGTGACGGGAGTCATTTCGGGCTGtttgatggcattgatcaTCAATGCGCCGAGGTGGGACGGGTGA